CCCGTCCGCGTCGGCGCCGAGCGTCTCGTTGCGCACCGAGATCGAGGTGACGTAGGGCATGCGGATGTCGCGCAGGTAGTCGCGCGCCTCGTCGGGGCGCAGCACCTGCGTGAAGCGCCCGCGGTTGTCGCGGAGCATCTCGGCGACGAGCGTCGAGGGCTCCGACGACGCGCCGCCGAGCGCGTAGAGGTGCAGCGCGACACCGTGCTCGTGCGCGCGGCGCGCGAGGCCGAGCACCTGCGCGCGCGCGTTCGCCGGCTGCTGCGCGTCGGGGCCGAAGGGCAGGGCGCGCGTGCCGTCGGCGAGCATCACGAGCAGCTTGCGCGCGTGCGGGCGCGCCCCGGCGGCATCGCCGCCCGTGAACTGCAGGGCGTCGAGCGCGAAGGCGAGCCCGCTCGCGAACGTGGGGGCGCCCGCCGCGCCGCGCGCGCCGAGCGCGACGAGCGCGCGGTCGAGCGCGGCGGCGTCGTCGGTGAGCGCGATCTCGGTGCGCGCGCCCGTGTGCTCGCCGCGCCGCGGCCGCACGTTCGGATGGCTGACGACGCCGATGCGCGTCTCGCCGAGCCGCGGGCGCGCGCGCTCGACGAAGGCGCGCGCCGCCTCGACCTGCGCGGCGAGCAGACCGCGCGCGCCGACGTCGGCCGACGTGTCGATCGCGATCACGACGTCGTAGTCGGCGCCCTGGAGGCCGCCGAGCCGCACGCTCCCCTCGACCGTCGCGACCGGCTCGGCCGCGCGCAGCGGCATCTGCGACGAGGGCGACGCCACGTCGATCGTCATCGCGCCGAAGCCGTCGCCGTCGCGCGAGACGGCGCAGCGCTCCATCACGTCGGGGTCGAAGACGTCGATGCCGCGCACCCACGAGGGCGCCGGGACGTGCGCGTCCGGCGGCTCGACGCAGCGCCAGCGCAGCTCGTTCCACAGCACGCCCGCGTCCTCGAGCTGGCACGTCTCGACGGGGACGCGCGCGTGCGCGGGATGCGCGACCCACTTCCGCTCGGGGCGGTGCCAGACCTCGAGCTCGATCTCGCTCCCGCGGCAGGACGCGCGCGGATAGAAGACGTAGACGGGGTCGCGCGGCCAGCCGACGAGCGAGTCGGTGGGCTCGAAGAGCTCGGGCGGCGCCGCCGCGCCGGGCCGCGGGCCGAGCACCGCGAGCGCGAGCGCGACGAGGTGTGCGAGGACGAGCGCGCGCACGAGGGCGAGCGCGCGCGTCGCGGTCGGAGGGCGGGTGGCGGAGCGGGGG
This genomic interval from Myxococcota bacterium contains the following:
- a CDS encoding VWA domain-containing protein yields the protein MTPRSATRPPTATRALALVRALVLAHLVALALAVLGPRPGAAAPPELFEPTDSLVGWPRDPVYVFYPRASCRGSEIELEVWHRPERKWVAHPAHARVPVETCQLEDAGVLWNELRWRCVEPPDAHVPAPSWVRGIDVFDPDVMERCAVSRDGDGFGAMTIDVASPSSQMPLRAAEPVATVEGSVRLGGLQGADYDVVIAIDTSADVGARGLLAAQVEAARAFVERARPRLGETRIGVVSHPNVRPRRGEHTGARTEIALTDDAAALDRALVALGARGAAGAPTFASGLAFALDALQFTGGDAAGARPHARKLLVMLADGTRALPFGPDAQQPANARAQVLGLARRAHEHGVALHLYALGGASSEPSTLVAEMLRDNRGRFTQVLRPDEARDYLRDIRMPYVTSISVRNETLGADADGLAYGTGGRFRGTVPVAFGHNRLHIEARSSDDEHAAVDHEFEFDGSLVKERLREAERQRLERMKRRREVTIEPEDGGGE